A genomic window from Indioceanicola profundi includes:
- a CDS encoding CsgG/HfaB family protein: MRAIRNLLLAAAGTLALAACTSGPSHLELARSEAPEHELRTGALNELQSLPPPLHRIAVAVYGFNDMTGQNKPNESFPEYSRAVTQGGTSILINALERAGDRSWFTPVERSSLQALLQERQIIRVTRQEYGGDNLPPLPPLTYAGIMLDGGIIGYDSNTLTGGFGARFLGIGASTQYRRDTVTVYLRAVSVRTGEVLKSVNISKTIYSIGVDGGVFKYVDYKKLLEIETGLTTNEPVTLAVKTAVEKAVHTLIMEGLIDGYWTLQDRSLVEPLVSRYTQERDGVYGVETIHAYQNGVRLEPPTSQSPVIRNGSPEAELAPKVEPGVPEASSGPTYVLPSGQNPIPSGDRRRMPPGK; this comes from the coding sequence ATGCGTGCAATCCGTAACCTGCTGCTGGCCGCGGCAGGAACTCTCGCGCTCGCCGCCTGTACATCAGGCCCGTCGCACCTGGAACTGGCGCGCTCCGAAGCGCCCGAACATGAACTCAGGACCGGAGCCCTGAACGAGCTCCAGTCCCTGCCGCCGCCGCTGCACAGGATCGCGGTCGCCGTTTACGGCTTCAATGATATGACCGGGCAGAACAAGCCCAATGAGAGCTTTCCGGAATATTCCCGCGCCGTGACCCAGGGCGGGACCTCGATCCTGATCAATGCCCTGGAACGCGCCGGAGACAGATCCTGGTTCACGCCCGTCGAGCGCTCTTCTCTGCAAGCCTTGCTCCAGGAGCGGCAGATCATCCGGGTCACCCGCCAGGAATATGGCGGCGACAACCTTCCGCCTCTGCCGCCGCTGACCTATGCCGGCATCATGCTGGACGGCGGCATCATAGGCTATGACAGCAACACGCTGACGGGCGGCTTCGGCGCGCGGTTCCTCGGGATCGGCGCCAGCACGCAGTACCGCCGGGACACCGTGACGGTCTATCTGCGGGCCGTCAGCGTCCGGACCGGCGAGGTCCTGAAAAGCGTCAATATCAGCAAGACGATCTACTCGATCGGCGTGGATGGCGGCGTCTTCAAGTATGTCGACTACAAGAAGCTGCTGGAAATCGAGACCGGCCTCACCACCAACGAGCCGGTGACACTGGCGGTCAAGACCGCGGTCGAGAAAGCCGTCCACACGCTGATCATGGAAGGGCTGATCGACGGGTACTGGACCTTACAGGACCGGTCCCTGGTGGAGCCCCTGGTCAGCCGGTACACGCAGGAGCGGGACGGCGTCTACGGCGTCGAGACCATTCATGCCTACCAGAACGGGGTCCGGCTGGAGCCGCCGACGAGCCAATCGCCGGTCATTCGGAACGGAAGCCCGGAAGCCGAACTGGCCCCCAAGGTGGAGCCGGGCGTGCCGGAGGCGTCCAGCGGGCCGACCTACGTGCTGCCCAGCGGCCAGAACCCGATCCCGTCCGGGGATCGCCGGAGGATGCCGCCCGGCAAGTAA
- a CDS encoding DUF2254 domain-containing protein, whose product MRERLRHYWQFVQSSLWFVPSLMCITGVALAVALLVWGTGLIEDSASYWILHTGDVDNARELMSALLSGMITMSSLVISITMVVLTLAAGQIGPRLIRNFIQDRVTQTVLGFFLADILYLLVVFRSVDNGSDAVPHLAVTVGTVLTAASMLVLLFYVHRLARSIIYDNFIQSVAVELRSAIRHLLPEEQDYRPPSYELGEDHGWIDMGRDGYIQSVNHKALVDAACKADAVIRLHVRPGIFVLSRGEHMAIYPAAARTDEVCRQVRDAFIIGSERVPTQDIEFGFRQLVEIAARALSPGLNDVFTAVAVIDNISAGLTDIFARGLQPSTRCDRNGALRLVLDVADYSSIVGEAFDQIRHSGRGNPAILLRLADAISRLAPCISLAAQRRPVLEQLDMILDAAERNIATPRDLAMIRAKCQEARNRLVQG is encoded by the coding sequence ATGAGGGAGCGCCTCCGCCATTACTGGCAGTTCGTCCAGTCGAGCCTTTGGTTTGTGCCGAGCCTGATGTGCATCACGGGGGTGGCGCTCGCGGTCGCTCTGCTCGTCTGGGGCACAGGCTTGATCGAGGATTCGGCGAGCTATTGGATATTGCACACCGGCGACGTGGATAATGCGCGTGAGCTGATGTCGGCGCTCCTCTCCGGCATGATCACGATGTCGTCCCTTGTCATCTCCATCACCATGGTTGTGTTGACGCTGGCAGCCGGCCAGATCGGCCCCCGGCTGATCCGGAACTTCATCCAGGATCGCGTAACGCAGACGGTGCTGGGCTTCTTCCTGGCCGACATCCTGTACCTGCTGGTGGTCTTCCGCTCCGTGGACAACGGCAGCGATGCTGTGCCCCATCTGGCGGTGACGGTGGGAACGGTGCTGACCGCGGCTTCGATGCTTGTCCTGCTGTTCTATGTTCACCGGCTGGCCCGCTCCATCATCTACGACAATTTCATTCAGAGCGTGGCCGTGGAACTCCGCAGCGCCATCCGGCATCTCTTGCCGGAGGAGCAGGATTATCGGCCACCTTCCTATGAATTGGGAGAGGACCATGGATGGATAGATATGGGCCGGGATGGCTATATTCAGTCTGTCAACCATAAAGCGCTGGTGGATGCCGCCTGCAAAGCCGATGCGGTGATCCGGCTGCATGTCCGGCCCGGAATCTTTGTTCTGAGCCGCGGCGAGCATATGGCCATCTATCCGGCGGCCGCACGGACCGACGAGGTTTGTCGCCAGGTACGGGATGCCTTCATTATCGGGTCCGAGCGGGTTCCCACGCAGGACATCGAGTTCGGATTCCGCCAACTGGTCGAGATCGCCGCGCGGGCCCTGTCGCCTGGACTGAATGATGTCTTCACCGCCGTGGCGGTGATCGACAACATCTCCGCCGGTCTGACCGACATTTTCGCGCGGGGGCTTCAGCCATCCACCAGGTGCGACCGGAACGGCGCTCTGCGCCTGGTTCTGGACGTTGCGGATTACAGCAGCATCGTCGGCGAGGCGTTCGACCAGATCCGTCATTCGGGCCGCGGCAATCCCGCGATCCTGCTCCGCCTCGCCGACGCCATCTCGCGCCTCGCCCCCTGCATAAGCTTGGCGGCCCAGCGGCGGCCGGTGCTGGAGCAGTTGGACATGATCCTGGATGCGGCCGAACGCAACATCGCCACGCCACGCGATCTTGCGATGATCCGTGCGAAGTGCCAGGAAGCCCGGAACCGCCTGGTGCAGGGCTGA
- a CDS encoding SDR family oxidoreductase codes for MPDGKVLLITGASSGIGAATARAAAGHGWRVALAARSADKLTSLVEEIGQENAFAVPCDVADYESQERMADAVAERFGRIDAVFANAGTGGKPGGFSGAPPESWRRMVDVNILGVAYTLRTTLPHVKAARGHVLITGSVAGRRVLAGSMYAATKWAVSAIGYGLREELRGTGVRVTLIEPGVVNTPFFDAPQPNSLNPDDVARSVVYALSQPEGVDVHELTILPTPPIE; via the coding sequence ATGCCAGATGGCAAAGTCCTGCTTATCACCGGTGCGTCCAGCGGCATTGGCGCGGCAACGGCCCGCGCCGCCGCGGGTCACGGTTGGCGCGTGGCACTGGCAGCCCGATCCGCCGACAAGCTTACCAGTCTGGTGGAGGAGATCGGGCAGGAGAACGCCTTCGCCGTACCCTGCGATGTCGCCGATTACGAAAGCCAGGAAAGGATGGCTGACGCAGTGGCCGAACGGTTTGGCCGCATCGACGCCGTCTTCGCCAATGCCGGTACCGGCGGAAAGCCCGGTGGCTTCTCCGGCGCGCCGCCGGAAAGCTGGCGCAGGATGGTGGACGTCAACATCCTGGGCGTGGCCTACACGCTCCGCACCACACTGCCGCATGTCAAGGCGGCGCGCGGTCATGTGCTGATCACGGGCTCCGTCGCCGGACGGCGGGTGCTGGCCGGCTCAATGTACGCCGCCACGAAATGGGCGGTCTCCGCCATCGGTTACGGCCTGCGCGAGGAGCTGCGCGGCACCGGTGTCCGTGTCACGCTCATCGAACCGGGGGTCGTGAACACGCCCTTCTTCGACGCGCCGCAGCCGAATTCCCTCAATCCCGACGATGTGGCCCGTAGTGTCGTCTACGCCCTGAGCCAGCCCGAGGGCGTGGACGTCCACGAACTCACGATCCTTCCCACGCCGCCGATCGAATAA
- a CDS encoding anti-sigma factor family protein, which translates to MLHLTDELLVAYADGELSRESASWVEAELMRNPQARKRLDAFQQVSGLVLKAHRTAGQAGRRVETAPAVWMRPAGYARAGLAFACMAGLLWVGGDLVSHDTGSQNTQQAAVSHSAPSETEEASRVDPSGDVVMAAWLRGTHAAPYR; encoded by the coding sequence ATGCTTCATTTGACGGATGAGCTGCTTGTTGCCTATGCGGATGGTGAGCTGAGCCGGGAAAGCGCCTCGTGGGTCGAGGCCGAGTTGATGCGCAACCCGCAGGCGCGCAAGCGGCTGGATGCGTTTCAGCAGGTGTCCGGCCTGGTGCTCAAGGCCCACAGGACGGCAGGGCAGGCTGGCAGGAGAGTGGAAACCGCTCCTGCCGTCTGGATGCGTCCGGCCGGCTATGCCCGTGCCGGTCTGGCTTTCGCCTGCATGGCCGGGCTGCTTTGGGTTGGCGGCGATCTGGTGTCGCATGATACGGGCAGCCAGAATACGCAGCAGGCGGCGGTGAGCCACTCCGCCCCGTCGGAGACGGAAGAGGCGAGCAGGGTGGACCCTTCGGGCGACGTGGTCATGGCCGCGTGGCTGCGGGGAACCCACGCGGCGCCCTATCGGTAG
- a CDS encoding RNA polymerase sigma factor, producing MHSLLDVLPGLRRFAKSLTGSMAEADDLVQMAVERALRQPQALGGVANLGSWMRCVMRNGWLDNRKSAWHRYRVSEESSGDVIGEDGESIVAVRSQLRAVQAAMAALAPELREALVLVAVEGLSYRDAAERLGIPVACLNSRVARARATLAEEVGLLPAKNPKGR from the coding sequence GTGCACTCACTGCTGGATGTGTTGCCCGGACTGAGGCGATTTGCAAAATCGCTGACCGGCAGCATGGCGGAGGCGGACGATCTGGTGCAGATGGCGGTGGAGCGCGCCTTGCGTCAGCCGCAGGCGCTGGGGGGCGTTGCCAATCTGGGCAGTTGGATGCGCTGCGTGATGCGCAACGGCTGGCTCGACAACCGGAAGTCGGCTTGGCACCGCTACAGGGTCTCCGAGGAGAGCTCCGGCGACGTGATCGGCGAGGATGGCGAGAGTATCGTTGCTGTGCGTTCCCAATTGAGAGCCGTTCAGGCGGCCATGGCGGCACTTGCGCCGGAACTTCGCGAAGCGCTGGTCCTGGTTGCCGTCGAAGGTTTGAGCTACCGTGACGCGGCGGAGCGGCTCGGCATTCCGGTCGCCTGCCTGAACAGCCGCGTAGCCCGGGCGCGGGCAACCCTGGCGGAGGAAGTCGGGCTGCTGCCCGCCAAGAACCCGAAGGGGCGCTAG
- a CDS encoding ArsR/SmtB family transcription factor, with the protein MDMETAARCFAELGHPTRLAIYRRLVQAGDEGLPVGALGEELGVVPSTLSHHVKQLVTVGLIEQVRGGRTLYCRPVYRQMDSLMGFLTEECCTRPAAGQTASGSRAESCC; encoded by the coding sequence ATGGATATGGAGACCGCCGCCCGCTGCTTTGCCGAACTGGGCCATCCGACCCGTCTCGCCATCTATCGGCGGCTGGTCCAGGCGGGGGATGAGGGACTTCCGGTCGGCGCATTAGGTGAGGAACTGGGAGTGGTTCCCTCCACCCTGTCCCACCACGTCAAGCAGCTCGTGACCGTCGGATTGATCGAGCAGGTGCGGGGCGGGCGCACCTTGTACTGCCGCCCCGTCTATCGGCAGATGGACAGCCTGATGGGCTTTCTAACCGAGGAATGCTGCACCCGTCCGGCGGCGGGGCAGACCGCTTCCGGGAGCAGGGCCGAAAGCTGTTGCTGA
- a CDS encoding ArsR/SmtB family transcription factor, producing the protein METKAAIEAFAALAQETRIGVFRLLVQAGPNGLSAGEISRQVGVPASTLSHHLATLERAGLLRSWRVQRQIFYASDFEGTRRLLAFLMEDCCQGRPELCGSGFADAAACEPDCRDR; encoded by the coding sequence ATGGAAACGAAAGCCGCCATTGAAGCGTTCGCGGCCCTGGCCCAGGAAACCCGGATCGGGGTGTTCCGCCTGCTGGTCCAGGCCGGTCCGAACGGCCTGTCCGCGGGAGAGATATCCCGTCAAGTGGGTGTTCCCGCCTCCACACTGTCCCATCATCTGGCGACGCTGGAGCGTGCCGGGCTGCTGCGCTCCTGGCGGGTGCAGCGCCAGATTTTCTATGCCTCCGATTTTGAGGGGACGCGGCGTCTGCTCGCCTTCCTCATGGAGGATTGCTGCCAGGGCAGGCCCGAACTCTGCGGGTCCGGCTTCGCCGATGCCGCGGCCTGCGAACCGGATTGCCGGGATCGGTAA
- a CDS encoding arsenate reductase ArsC codes for MSERVFNVLFLCTHNSARSAMAECILNREGKGRFRAFSAGSQPSGRINPHVRDLLNHLGHDTANLRSKSWDQFAVPGAPQMDLIFTVCNSAAGEVRPVWPGHPTTAHWGFPDPSSATGTDAEKGAFTADVYRQTQSCLQAFVALPIGSLDRLRLKQRLDELADQSTISEPEEPA; via the coding sequence ATGTCCGAGCGGGTCTTCAACGTCCTGTTCCTGTGCACCCACAACTCCGCCCGCAGCGCCATGGCGGAGTGCATTCTGAACCGGGAAGGCAAGGGCCGCTTCCGCGCCTTCAGCGCTGGAAGCCAGCCATCCGGGCGTATCAATCCCCATGTCCGCGACCTGCTGAACCATCTCGGCCACGACACCGCAAATCTGCGCTCCAAGAGTTGGGATCAGTTCGCAGTGCCCGGCGCGCCGCAGATGGACCTGATCTTCACCGTCTGCAACAGCGCGGCCGGCGAGGTACGCCCGGTCTGGCCCGGCCATCCGACGACGGCGCACTGGGGTTTTCCCGACCCGTCGAGCGCTACAGGCACCGACGCGGAGAAGGGGGCCTTCACGGCCGATGTCTACCGGCAGACCCAGAGCTGCCTACAGGCCTTCGTGGCGCTTCCGATCGGCTCGCTCGACCGGCTCCGCCTGAAGCAGAGGCTGGATGAGCTGGCGGACCAGTCCACCATTTCCGAACCGGAGGAGCCCGCATGA
- the arsC gene encoding arsenate reductase (glutaredoxin) (This arsenate reductase requires both glutathione and glutaredoxin to convert arsenate to arsenite, after which the efflux transporter formed by ArsA and ArsB can extrude the arsenite from the cell, providing resistance.), giving the protein MSAVTIYHNPACGTSRNTLGLIRNAGIEPTVVEYLKTPPECERLVELVREMGIPVRALLRQKGTPYVELGLDDPALTDDRLIDAMMAHPILINRPIVVTPLGVRLCRPSEVVLDILPAPQRGAFTKEGGEQVVDDQGRRLA; this is encoded by the coding sequence ATGAGCGCGGTCACCATCTACCACAACCCGGCCTGCGGCACGTCGCGCAACACGCTGGGCCTGATCCGGAATGCCGGGATCGAGCCCACCGTGGTCGAGTACCTGAAGACGCCGCCGGAGTGCGAGAGGCTGGTCGAACTTGTGCGTGAAATGGGCATTCCGGTCCGGGCGCTGCTCCGGCAGAAGGGCACCCCCTATGTAGAGCTTGGCCTCGATGATCCGGCTCTGACCGATGACCGGTTGATCGACGCCATGATGGCGCATCCCATCCTGATCAACCGACCGATCGTTGTGACGCCCCTGGGCGTGCGCCTGTGCCGCCCGTCGGAGGTGGTGCTGGACATTCTTCCCGCCCCACAGCGCGGCGCCTTCACCAAAGAGGGTGGCGAGCAGGTCGTTGACGATCAGGGCCGCCGCTTGGCGTGA
- the arsB gene encoding ACR3 family arsenite efflux transporter encodes MTTANPAARLAKTPMGVFERYLSLWVALAIVAGIALGTLLPGLFGAMAELEFASVNLVVAVLIWVMIYPMMVQVDFSALRRVGDKPKGLVITLVVNWLIKPFTMAGLGVLFFEILCRDWIAPADAKEYIAGLILLGAAPCTAMVFVWSQLTRGDATYTLVQVGLNDVIMVIAFAPIVALLLGVTDVIVPWDTLLLSVVLYVVLPLLAGFLTRRRLEAGGAGAVGAFSNRCKPYTVIGLLATVVLLFGFQGPPILEQPVVILLIAIPLLVQSYGIFLIAFLWAWAWRVPFAIAAPAALIGTSNFFELAVAVAISLFGLDSGAALATVVGVLVEVPVMLSLVALANRTQGRFAPACP; translated from the coding sequence ATGACCACAGCCAATCCCGCCGCCCGCCTCGCCAAGACGCCCATGGGAGTGTTCGAGCGTTACCTCAGCCTCTGGGTCGCTCTGGCCATTGTGGCCGGCATCGCGCTGGGCACCCTGCTTCCCGGACTGTTCGGAGCCATGGCCGAGCTCGAATTCGCCAGCGTCAACCTGGTCGTCGCGGTGCTGATCTGGGTGATGATCTATCCAATGATGGTGCAGGTGGATTTTTCCGCCTTGCGCCGGGTGGGGGACAAGCCCAAGGGGCTGGTCATCACGCTGGTGGTGAACTGGCTCATCAAGCCCTTCACCATGGCCGGGCTGGGCGTGCTGTTCTTCGAAATTCTGTGCCGGGACTGGATCGCGCCGGCCGATGCCAAGGAATACATCGCCGGCCTGATCCTGCTCGGGGCGGCTCCCTGCACCGCAATGGTGTTCGTCTGGTCGCAGCTCACCCGCGGGGACGCCACCTACACGCTGGTGCAGGTGGGATTGAACGACGTCATCATGGTGATCGCCTTCGCCCCCATCGTGGCGCTTCTGCTGGGCGTTACCGATGTGATCGTGCCATGGGACACGCTGCTGCTGTCCGTCGTCCTGTATGTGGTTCTGCCTCTGTTGGCCGGGTTCCTGACCCGCCGCCGGCTGGAGGCGGGCGGTGCCGGGGCGGTGGGCGCCTTCAGCAACCGCTGCAAGCCCTACACCGTGATCGGCCTGCTGGCGACAGTGGTGCTGCTGTTCGGTTTCCAGGGGCCGCCTATCCTTGAGCAGCCGGTTGTGATCCTGCTGATCGCCATCCCGCTGCTGGTGCAGAGCTACGGCATCTTTCTGATCGCCTTTCTATGGGCCTGGGCATGGCGGGTGCCCTTTGCCATCGCAGCGCCGGCTGCCCTGATCGGCACCTCCAACTTCTTCGAGCTGGCGGTGGCTGTGGCGATCAGCCTATTCGGCCTGGACAGCGGGGCGGCGCTTGCAACAGTGGTGGGCGTGCTGGTGGAAGTGCCGGTGATGCTCTCCCTGGTGGCGCTGGCCAATCGCACCCAGGGGCGGTTCGCCCCTGCCTGTCCGTAA
- the arsH gene encoding arsenical resistance protein ArsH: MPDTEAPDLDTFPSLDELFLDIPDLNQLTPARPSTHPPRILLLYGSLRERSYSRFLTEEAARLLRRMGAETRIFDPRDLPLPDSVPADHPKVVELRSLSQWSEGQVWVSPERHGTITGILKAQIDWLPLESGGIRPTQGRTLAVMQVSGGSQSFNAVNAMRVLGRWMRMVTIPNQSSVPKAFQEFDEQGRMKPSPLYDRVVDVMEELYKFTLLVRDRSDYLTDRYSERREEALKRASEAATLAAKAMDGRR, from the coding sequence ATGCCCGACACAGAAGCACCTGATCTCGACACTTTCCCCAGCCTGGATGAACTTTTCCTGGACATTCCGGACCTAAACCAGCTGACGCCTGCAAGACCATCCACGCACCCTCCGCGAATCCTGCTGCTCTACGGCTCCTTGCGCGAACGGTCCTACAGCCGCTTTCTGACGGAGGAGGCGGCGCGATTGCTGCGGCGCATGGGGGCGGAGACCCGGATTTTCGATCCGCGCGACTTGCCGCTGCCGGACAGCGTACCCGCCGACCACCCCAAGGTGGTCGAATTGCGGTCCCTGTCGCAATGGTCGGAGGGGCAGGTCTGGGTCAGTCCGGAACGGCACGGCACCATCACCGGCATCCTGAAGGCACAGATCGACTGGCTTCCGCTGGAAAGCGGGGGTATCCGCCCGACCCAGGGACGCACGCTGGCCGTGATGCAGGTGTCCGGCGGCTCGCAGAGCTTCAACGCGGTGAACGCCATGCGCGTGCTCGGCCGCTGGATGCGCATGGTTACCATCCCGAACCAGAGCAGCGTTCCCAAGGCCTTCCAGGAATTCGACGAGCAGGGGCGGATGAAGCCCTCGCCCCTCTACGACCGGGTCGTGGATGTGATGGAGGAGCTTTACAAGTTCACCCTTCTGGTCCGGGACCGCAGCGACTACCTCACCGATCGCTACAGCGAACGTCGTGAAGAGGCACTGAAGCGGGCCTCCGAAGCGGCGACCCTGGCGGCAAAGGCCATGGACGGGCGACGCTGA
- a CDS encoding FAD-dependent oxidoreductase produces the protein MVMKHPAHPIVVIGAGPVGLAAAAHLLARGLEPLVLEAASDVAANMRDWGHVRLFSPWRYNIDRAARALLERHGWAGPDLELLPTGRDLVEQYLRPLAALPDIAGRLRLGHRVVAVSRRDVDKVKTGGRDASPFVVRYETADGEVELLASAVLDASGTWATPNPLGANGLPAIGEKAFASRIHYGIPDATGALRNRYAGRCTVVVGAGHSAANALLDLARLAGQEPGTQLVWAVRGTDLRRAFGGGDADALVARGALGTALRNLQAGGGLELVTGFRVVKVAAAGEQLFLESSDGRRIEGIDEIVAATGQRPDLVPLRELRLKLDPWLECTEALGPLIDPNLHSCGTVRPHGVRELSHPEPGFYTVGVKSYGRAPTFLMATGYEQVRSIAAFLAGDTEAAYDVQLDLPETGVCSSNLGPDPLAGADGGCCGGPAPADADACCAKDAGIKAYDGAGCGCGGTAGQEPATLNPAPVPSGCCSQRAA, from the coding sequence ATGGTGATGAAGCATCCCGCACACCCCATTGTCGTGATCGGCGCCGGCCCGGTCGGTCTTGCTGCCGCCGCGCACCTGCTGGCCCGCGGACTTGAACCGCTGGTGCTGGAAGCCGCGTCCGATGTGGCCGCGAACATGCGCGACTGGGGCCATGTCCGTCTCTTCTCACCCTGGCGCTACAATATCGACAGGGCGGCGCGTGCCCTGCTGGAGCGGCATGGTTGGGCCGGACCGGACCTTGAATTGCTGCCCACCGGTAGAGACCTCGTGGAGCAGTATCTCCGCCCGCTGGCGGCTCTGCCGGACATTGCCGGCCGGCTGCGGCTCGGTCACCGCGTGGTCGCTGTCAGCCGCCGGGATGTCGACAAGGTGAAAACCGGCGGGCGAGATGCTTCGCCATTCGTCGTGCGATACGAAACTGCGGATGGCGAGGTTGAACTCCTTGCCAGCGCCGTGCTCGACGCCTCCGGCACCTGGGCCACGCCGAACCCGTTGGGTGCGAATGGCCTGCCCGCCATCGGGGAGAAGGCATTCGCCAGCCGTATCCATTATGGCATCCCGGATGCGACCGGCGCCTTGCGCAACCGCTATGCTGGCCGGTGCACAGTGGTCGTCGGGGCCGGCCATTCGGCGGCCAACGCCTTGCTTGACCTGGCGCGTCTGGCCGGACAGGAGCCCGGAACCCAGCTGGTCTGGGCCGTGCGCGGCACGGACCTGCGCCGGGCTTTCGGCGGCGGCGATGCCGATGCGCTGGTGGCCCGCGGCGCCTTGGGAACGGCGCTCCGGAACCTTCAGGCCGGCGGCGGGCTGGAGCTGGTGACCGGGTTCAGGGTGGTGAAGGTGGCGGCTGCGGGCGAGCAGCTTTTCCTGGAAAGTTCCGATGGCCGCCGCATTGAAGGCATCGACGAGATTGTCGCGGCGACCGGCCAGCGCCCCGATCTTGTGCCGTTGCGAGAGTTGCGGCTGAAGCTCGATCCCTGGTTGGAATGCACAGAGGCGCTGGGACCCCTGATCGACCCGAACCTGCACAGCTGCGGCACGGTCCGGCCGCATGGAGTACGGGAACTTTCCCACCCCGAACCGGGATTCTATACGGTCGGCGTCAAGAGCTACGGCCGGGCACCGACCTTCCTCATGGCGACGGGGTATGAGCAGGTCCGGTCCATCGCCGCCTTCCTGGCAGGCGACACCGAAGCTGCCTACGATGTGCAGTTGGACCTTCCGGAAACAGGCGTGTGCAGCAGCAACCTGGGACCTGACCCGCTTGCCGGTGCGGACGGCGGATGCTGCGGCGGACCCGCTCCGGCGGACGCGGATGCCTGCTGCGCCAAGGACGCCGGTATCAAGGCCTACGACGGGGCGGGATGCGGCTGCGGCGGCACGGCCGGGCAGGAACCCGCAACCCTCAACCCGGCGCCTGTGCCTTCCGGCTGCTGCAGCCAGAGGGCGGCATGA
- a CDS encoding MFS transporter, with product MTSAFPAGRAAFPARERPRRGLIAGLGVAQIISWGTLVYSFPLLAAPTMQVFGLARTDVYLLASMALSVAALAAYPVGVLIDRGHGRAVMGSGSMLAGIGFLGWSQAQSVWQLYPLFLLLGLVQAMVLYDAAFATVARLTGSGARRAITALTLWGGFASTVLVPVTQLLLDWLCWRGAVAALGLANLAVAGLTAAILREPALPAAPAGPDTLAANQPTMPAPLRQAASRAAFWLLLLAFAAHTGIFTALSYHLYPLLVERGLEPAAVVGAIAMIGPAQVAGRIAVTALAGDLSVSRLGSVVVAGFPLAVLLLLGSGSTLLMVHAFAVLYGAANGVMTIVRGLAVPEMLSRTGYGAINGAMGAPATLAKAAAPVLGAYLWQASGGYNALLLAAMAGAAMVAACFWAAVLSR from the coding sequence ATGACATCGGCCTTTCCGGCCGGAAGGGCCGCTTTTCCGGCCCGGGAGCGCCCCCGTCGCGGCCTGATCGCAGGGCTGGGGGTGGCCCAGATCATCTCATGGGGGACGCTGGTCTACAGCTTTCCCCTATTGGCGGCTCCGACGATGCAGGTGTTCGGTCTTGCCCGGACGGACGTGTATCTGCTGGCGTCCATGGCATTGTCGGTTGCGGCGCTTGCGGCCTATCCGGTTGGCGTTCTCATCGACCGGGGACATGGCCGAGCAGTAATGGGATCGGGGTCCATGCTGGCCGGCATCGGCTTCCTTGGCTGGTCGCAGGCGCAATCCGTCTGGCAGCTCTATCCTTTGTTCCTGCTGCTCGGCCTTGTGCAGGCGATGGTGCTCTATGATGCGGCCTTCGCCACGGTGGCGCGGCTGACGGGCTCCGGCGCACGGCGCGCCATTACCGCGCTGACCCTTTGGGGCGGCTTCGCCAGCACCGTGCTGGTGCCGGTGACGCAGCTTCTGCTGGACTGGCTCTGCTGGCGTGGAGCCGTCGCTGCATTGGGGCTTGCCAATCTGGCGGTCGCTGGGCTGACCGCAGCCATTCTGAGGGAACCGGCCTTGCCTGCGGCCCCGGCCGGCCCCGATACGCTTGCCGCGAACCAGCCGACTATGCCGGCCCCCCTCCGACAGGCGGCAAGCCGGGCAGCATTCTGGCTGCTGCTCCTGGCCTTCGCCGCTCATACCGGCATCTTCACGGCGTTGAGCTATCATCTCTACCCGTTGCTGGTGGAGCGCGGGTTGGAACCAGCAGCCGTGGTAGGGGCCATCGCCATGATCGGCCCGGCCCAGGTGGCCGGACGGATCGCAGTAACTGCTCTGGCCGGGGATCTGTCCGTCAGCCGACTGGGATCGGTGGTCGTGGCCGGGTTCCCGCTGGCCGTGCTGCTGCTTCTCGGCTCCGGCTCCACCCTGCTGATGGTCCATGCCTTTGCGGTGCTCTACGGGGCGGCCAACGGCGTCATGACCATCGTGCGCGGCCTTGCCGTGCCCGAAATGCTGTCCCGGACGGGATATGGTGCGATCAATGGCGCGATGGGGGCGCCGGCGACCCTGGCCAAGGCGGCGGCACCTGTGCTGGGCGCCTATCTCTGGCAGGCTTCCGGCGGCTACAACGCCCTGCTCCTCGCGGCGATGGCCGGGGCCGCCATGGTTGCGGCCTGTTTCTGGGCAGCGGTGCTCAGCCGGTGA